From Micromonospora rhizosphaerae, the proteins below share one genomic window:
- a CDS encoding ABC transporter substrate-binding protein, which yields MNLRKGVVIGTTLTLAMGLMACGTSESKDEEKGSTVSAEFNAGTKGIVNASDKKGGTLRFGYSSDPDSLDPTRIYYASGQNFMRSFYNRTLLTPDSKPGEDGLKLQPDLAEAMPEISADKLTYTFKLKNGLKFEDGAPVTSKDVKYAIERTFAQDVLSGGPTYLIDQLDQGQNYPGPYKDTDPEKLGLKSVQTPDDKTIVFKLAKPFPDFLYLLPMAPGAVPRAKDTGAKYTEHPVSTGPYMFETVDPGKKITMVRNPNWDPATDPIRKALPDRVEMTLQMQPDELDKQLLDGTLDLDFGQTGVQQSGQAKILLDKNLKKNADEPVTGFIRYFTISTKVPPFDNIHCRKAVQYAADKVALQTARGGADAGGDIATNMLPPNIAGHDPKLDPFGTKQGKPQVDKAKEELVACGKPNGFETKIAVRNRGKEPKTAEALQQALAQVGIKATIDQSDASLYFRSTIGSPDNVHKKGYGIMTAGWGADFPTGTGFLQVLVDGRLIQASGNNNYAELNDPEINGMIDQATAETDPKKAADLWGQINAKVMDTATQLPFVYDKALNYRNPRLTNVYVYSYFGEWDFGSLGVSDGK from the coding sequence GTGAACCTGAGAAAAGGTGTGGTGATCGGCACCACCCTCACCCTCGCCATGGGTCTGATGGCCTGTGGCACAAGTGAGTCCAAGGACGAGGAGAAGGGCTCGACGGTGTCGGCCGAGTTCAACGCCGGCACCAAGGGCATCGTGAACGCCTCGGACAAGAAGGGCGGGACGCTGCGCTTCGGCTACAGCTCCGACCCGGACTCGCTGGACCCGACGCGGATCTACTACGCCTCGGGCCAGAACTTCATGCGGTCGTTCTACAACCGCACCCTGCTCACCCCGGACTCGAAGCCAGGTGAGGACGGCCTCAAGCTGCAGCCCGACCTGGCCGAGGCGATGCCGGAGATCAGCGCGGACAAGCTGACCTACACCTTCAAGCTCAAGAACGGGCTGAAGTTCGAGGACGGCGCCCCGGTCACCTCCAAGGACGTCAAGTACGCCATCGAGCGCACCTTCGCCCAGGACGTGCTCTCCGGCGGCCCGACCTACCTGATCGACCAGCTCGACCAGGGCCAGAACTACCCCGGCCCGTACAAGGACACCGATCCGGAGAAGCTCGGCCTGAAGTCGGTCCAGACGCCGGACGACAAGACCATCGTCTTCAAGCTGGCCAAGCCGTTCCCGGACTTCCTCTACCTGCTGCCGATGGCGCCAGGCGCGGTGCCGCGGGCCAAGGACACCGGCGCCAAGTACACCGAGCACCCGGTCTCCACCGGCCCGTACATGTTCGAGACGGTGGACCCGGGCAAGAAGATCACGATGGTGCGGAACCCGAACTGGGATCCGGCCACCGACCCGATCCGCAAGGCGCTGCCGGACCGGGTCGAGATGACCCTGCAGATGCAGCCGGACGAGCTGGACAAGCAGCTGTTGGACGGGACCCTCGACCTCGACTTCGGTCAGACCGGCGTGCAGCAGTCCGGCCAGGCCAAGATCCTGCTGGACAAGAACCTGAAGAAGAACGCGGACGAGCCGGTGACCGGCTTCATCCGGTACTTCACCATCAGCACCAAGGTCCCGCCGTTCGACAACATCCACTGCCGTAAGGCCGTGCAGTACGCGGCGGACAAGGTCGCGCTGCAGACCGCCCGCGGCGGCGCCGACGCCGGTGGTGACATCGCCACCAACATGCTGCCGCCGAACATCGCCGGCCACGACCCGAAGCTCGACCCGTTCGGCACCAAGCAGGGCAAGCCGCAGGTTGACAAGGCGAAGGAAGAGCTCGTGGCGTGCGGCAAGCCGAACGGCTTCGAGACCAAGATCGCCGTCCGGAACCGGGGCAAGGAGCCGAAGACGGCCGAGGCGCTGCAGCAGGCCCTCGCCCAGGTCGGCATCAAGGCCACCATCGACCAGTCGGACGCCTCGCTGTACTTCCGCTCGACCATCGGCTCGCCGGACAACGTGCACAAGAAGGGCTACGGCATCATGACCGCCGGCTGGGGCGCCGACTTCCCGACCGGCACCGGCTTCCTGCAGGTCCTGGTGGACGGCCGGCTGATCCAGGCCAGCGGCAACAACAACTACGCGGAACTGAACGACCCGGAGATCAACGGCATGATCGACCAGGCCACCGCCGAGACGGACCCGAAGAAGGCCGCGGACCTGTGGGGCCAGATCAACGCGAAGGTGATGGACACCGCCACCCAGCTGCCGTTCGTGTACGACAAGGCGCTCAACTACCGCAACCCGCGGCTGACGAACGTCTACGTCTACTCGTACTTCGGCGAGTGGGACTTCGGATCGCTCGGCGTCAGCGACGGCAAGTGA
- a CDS encoding ABC transporter permease: MTVGPVTAPAETQAVEEASVAGTAIEGRSLGRIAWTRLKRDRVAMAGGVTVLLLILVAVLAPLINKAFGHPVNEYHQDKIDPNLGGIPPVGTWGGISREFLLGVQPVTGRDLFSQIIYGAQTSLLIAFTATLLAVAIGIVVGVSAGFFGGWLDSLFSRFMDLVLAFPLILFAIALISVLPPTKGFRIAVMIIIIGGFSWPYIGRIVRGQTLSLREREFVESARSIGSSNFRIIFKELLPNLAAPILVYSTLIIPTNILFEAALSFLGVGVPPPTPSWGRLLSDAVQFYEYDPMYMFVPGMAIFLTVLAFNLFGDGLRDALDPRANR; the protein is encoded by the coding sequence ATGACAGTGGGACCGGTGACAGCACCCGCCGAGACGCAGGCCGTGGAGGAGGCGTCCGTTGCCGGGACGGCGATCGAAGGCCGGTCGCTGGGCCGGATCGCGTGGACCCGGCTCAAGCGGGACCGGGTCGCGATGGCCGGCGGCGTCACGGTGCTCCTGCTGATCCTCGTCGCGGTCCTCGCGCCGCTGATCAACAAGGCGTTCGGCCATCCGGTGAACGAGTACCATCAGGACAAGATCGACCCCAACCTCGGGGGCATCCCGCCGGTGGGCACCTGGGGTGGGATCAGCCGGGAGTTCCTGCTCGGCGTGCAGCCGGTCACCGGCCGCGACCTGTTCAGCCAGATCATCTACGGCGCGCAGACATCCCTGCTGATCGCCTTCACGGCGACCCTGCTCGCGGTGGCCATCGGCATCGTGGTGGGGGTCAGCGCGGGGTTCTTCGGCGGCTGGCTCGACTCGCTGTTCAGCCGGTTCATGGACCTGGTCCTGGCCTTTCCGCTGATCCTGTTCGCGATCGCGCTGATCTCGGTGCTGCCGCCGACCAAGGGCTTCCGGATCGCGGTCATGATCATCATCATCGGCGGTTTCAGCTGGCCCTACATCGGACGGATCGTCCGGGGCCAGACGCTGTCGCTGCGGGAACGTGAGTTCGTCGAGTCGGCCCGCAGCATCGGGTCCAGCAACTTCCGGATCATCTTCAAGGAGCTGCTGCCCAACCTGGCCGCCCCGATCCTGGTCTACTCCACGCTGATCATCCCGACCAACATCCTGTTCGAGGCCGCGCTCTCCTTCCTCGGTGTCGGCGTTCCACCGCCGACGCCGTCCTGGGGCCGGCTGCTCTCGGACGCCGTGCAGTTCTACGAGTACGACCCGATGTACATGTTCGTGCCCGGCATGGCGATCTTCCTCACCGTGCTGGCGTTCAACCTGTTCGGCGACGGGTTGCGGGACGCTCTCGACCCGAGGGCCAACCGCTGA
- a CDS encoding ABC transporter permease gives MTHYILRRVLTSVVLMIIISMITFGVFFMVPKLAGTNPAELYVGKQATPADVAATARKLGLDQPVTVQYARFVKGLVAGRDFDDGPNKTHCAAPCFGYSFRNDRPVWPLLLDRLPVTISLAVGAAVIWLIGGVLAGVISALRRGGALDRTVMVLALAGVSLPIYFTGLLAQLVFVHQLHWLPGGEYVNLWDDPAGWAGKLFLGWVTLALLYAATYARLTRAQMLETVSEDYVRTARAKGLRERTVIGKHVMRSVLTPIVTIFGLDIGSLLGGAILTESVFGLPGIGRLSIDAVNTKDLPVVLGVTLFGALFIVLANFVVDLLYAVIDPRVRLA, from the coding sequence GTGACCCACTACATCCTGCGCCGGGTACTGACGTCCGTCGTGCTCATGATCATCATTTCGATGATCACCTTCGGCGTCTTCTTCATGGTGCCCAAGCTCGCCGGCACCAACCCGGCCGAGCTCTACGTCGGCAAGCAGGCCACCCCGGCCGACGTCGCGGCGACCGCCCGCAAGCTCGGGCTGGACCAGCCCGTGACCGTGCAGTACGCGCGGTTCGTCAAGGGCCTGGTGGCGGGGCGGGACTTCGACGACGGCCCCAACAAGACCCACTGCGCCGCACCCTGCTTCGGCTACTCGTTCCGCAACGACCGTCCGGTGTGGCCCCTGCTGCTCGACCGGCTGCCGGTGACCATCTCGCTGGCCGTCGGCGCGGCGGTCATCTGGCTGATCGGCGGGGTGCTCGCCGGTGTCATCTCGGCGCTGCGCCGGGGCGGCGCGCTCGATCGAACGGTGATGGTGCTGGCGCTGGCCGGCGTCTCGCTGCCGATCTACTTCACCGGACTGCTCGCCCAGCTCGTCTTCGTCCACCAGCTGCACTGGTTGCCCGGCGGCGAGTACGTCAACCTCTGGGACGACCCGGCCGGGTGGGCGGGCAAGCTCTTCCTCGGCTGGGTGACGCTCGCGCTGCTCTACGCCGCCACCTACGCCCGGCTGACCCGGGCGCAGATGCTGGAGACGGTCAGCGAGGACTACGTCCGCACCGCGCGCGCCAAGGGGCTGCGCGAGCGGACGGTGATCGGCAAGCACGTGATGCGCTCCGTCCTCACCCCGATCGTCACCATCTTCGGCCTGGACATCGGTTCCCTGCTCGGCGGCGCGATCCTCACCGAGTCGGTGTTCGGTCTGCCCGGTATCGGGCGGCTCTCGATCGACGCGGTGAACACCAAGGACCTGCCGGTGGTCCTCGGGGTCACGTTGTTCGGTGCGCTCTTCATCGTGCTGGCCAACTTCGTCGTCGACCTTCTCTACGCCGTGATCGATCCCCGGGTACGGCTGGCATGA
- a CDS encoding amino acid transporter, producing the protein MADGRGGAQPRGGRGWRDPRSTRPGRARRAAGDPARGHRAGRPPGAMPECVESPSRPAPPPGRLSRWLFQHRVQPVGPETREPEAKAHPWWQVMCLTGVDYFSTLSYLPGIAALAAGALSPLATLLIVALTLFGMLPMYRRVARESPHGQGSVAMLERLLPFWRGKIFVLVLLGFVVTSWIITITLSAADATVHLLENPILPASFPRSTLAAVGVTVVLLLILGGVFLMGFSEAVQVAIPLVAVFLGLNAVIVAAGLAEVAANPGVLGGWTHLLTARAEGLTDLLGPAVLAFPLLVLGLSGFETGVSMMPLVTGEDADPQERLRARIRNTRRLLTTAALIMSVYLITTTLVTTLLIPPKEFQPGGAANGRALAFLAHEHLGEAFGTVYDISSILILWFAGASAMAGLINIVPRYLPEYGMAPEWGRAVRPVVIVYTLISIAITVSFRADVNRQAGAYATGILAMMFSGAIAVTISAHRARQRIATAGFTVLSLVLLYALFANAIERPDGITISGTFVAGIIVVSLISRVSRTTELRAERIEFDPTARRFIADSLAYDGRLHLVANKRQTGTAQEYRAKERAQRAMNPVPGAADILFLEIDVVDPSEFRKALRVHGVEVDGYRVLRASSPAVPNAIAAILLALRDATGVRPHAHFEWSEGNPLALLLRYVILGRGDTPPVTREIIRKSEPDRARRPGIHVGG; encoded by the coding sequence ATGGCGGACGGGCGGGGCGGGGCGCAGCCACGAGGAGGGCGGGGCTGGCGCGACCCGAGGTCGACCCGCCCGGGGCGCGCGCGGCGCGCCGCCGGCGACCCGGCACGCGGTCACCGTGCCGGTCGGCCACCGGGGGCGATGCCGGAGTGCGTGGAGAGCCCGAGCCGCCCGGCGCCGCCGCCCGGCAGACTGAGCCGCTGGCTGTTCCAGCACCGGGTGCAGCCGGTCGGCCCGGAAACCCGGGAGCCGGAGGCGAAAGCGCACCCCTGGTGGCAGGTCATGTGCCTGACCGGTGTGGACTACTTCTCCACCCTGTCCTACCTGCCCGGCATCGCCGCGCTGGCGGCCGGGGCGCTTTCCCCGCTGGCCACCCTGCTGATCGTCGCGCTGACCCTGTTCGGCATGCTGCCGATGTACCGGCGGGTGGCCCGGGAGAGCCCGCACGGGCAGGGCTCGGTGGCCATGCTGGAGCGGCTGCTGCCGTTCTGGCGGGGCAAGATCTTCGTCCTGGTGCTGCTCGGCTTCGTGGTCACGTCGTGGATCATCACGATCACCCTGTCCGCCGCGGACGCGACCGTGCACCTGCTGGAGAACCCGATCCTGCCCGCGTCCTTCCCGCGGAGCACCCTCGCCGCGGTCGGGGTCACCGTGGTGCTGCTGCTCATCCTCGGCGGCGTGTTCCTGATGGGCTTCAGCGAGGCGGTGCAGGTCGCTATCCCACTGGTCGCGGTCTTCCTCGGGCTCAACGCGGTGATCGTGGCCGCCGGGCTGGCCGAGGTGGCCGCCAACCCGGGGGTGCTGGGCGGCTGGACTCATCTCCTGACCGCCCGTGCCGAGGGGCTGACCGACCTGCTCGGGCCGGCCGTGCTGGCCTTCCCGCTGCTGGTGCTCGGGCTGTCCGGCTTCGAGACCGGGGTCAGCATGATGCCGCTGGTCACGGGTGAAGACGCCGACCCGCAGGAGCGGCTGCGGGCCCGGATCCGCAACACCCGCAGGCTGCTCACCACCGCGGCACTCATCATGTCCGTCTACCTGATCACGACCACTCTGGTCACCACCCTGCTGATTCCGCCGAAGGAGTTCCAGCCCGGAGGCGCGGCCAACGGACGGGCGCTGGCGTTCCTGGCCCACGAGCACCTCGGCGAGGCGTTCGGCACGGTCTACGACATCAGCAGCATTCTGATCCTCTGGTTCGCCGGCGCCTCGGCGATGGCCGGCCTGATCAACATCGTGCCCCGCTACCTGCCCGAGTACGGCATGGCGCCGGAGTGGGGGCGCGCCGTCCGGCCGGTGGTCATCGTCTACACGCTGATCAGCATCGCCATCACCGTCTCGTTCCGGGCGGACGTCAACAGGCAGGCCGGGGCGTACGCGACCGGAATCCTGGCGATGATGTTCTCCGGCGCGATCGCGGTGACCATCTCGGCGCACCGGGCCCGGCAGCGGATCGCCACCGCCGGCTTCACCGTGCTCAGCCTGGTGCTGCTCTACGCGCTGTTCGCCAACGCGATCGAGAGACCGGACGGCATCACCATCTCCGGCACGTTCGTCGCCGGCATCATCGTCGTCTCGCTGATCTCCCGGGTGTCCCGCACCACCGAACTGCGCGCCGAGCGGATCGAGTTCGACCCCACCGCCCGCCGGTTCATCGCCGATTCGCTGGCCTACGACGGCCGGCTGCATCTCGTCGCCAACAAGCGGCAGACCGGCACGGCGCAGGAGTACCGGGCCAAGGAGCGGGCGCAGCGGGCGATGAACCCGGTGCCCGGCGCCGCCGACATCCTCTTCCTCGAGATCGACGTGGTCGACCCCTCCGAGTTCAGGAAGGCGCTGCGGGTGCACGGGGTGGAGGTCGACGGTTACCGGGTGCTGCGGGCCAGCAGCCCGGCGGTCCCGAACGCCATCGCGGCCATCCTGCTCGCGCTCCGTGACGCCACCGGGGTCCGCCCGCACGCCCACTTCGAGTGGTCGGAGGGGAACCCGCTCGCGCTCCTGCTGCGCTACGTGATCCTCGGCCGGGGCGACACCCCGCCGGTGACCCGGGAGATCATCCGCAAGAGCGAGCCGGACCGCGCCCGCCGTCCCGGCATCCACGTCGGAGGCTGA
- a CDS encoding phosphotransferase enzyme family protein, translated as MTRDEQPLTGNVTAGVVRVGDTVRRPVGPWTDSVDALLRHLHEVGFPGAPRPLGRDAAGRQVLEYVPGETGPPEGTYAPAELASIGALLADLHRATADFVPPAPAVWNRVIPPDGEELVCHHDAAPWNLVRSPRGWVLIDWDSAGPGTRLWELAYAAQSMAGMGPDRPARESAERLRIFVDGYGLSGADRPALAGMLGRRARAMYDLLCRGAREGRQPWARIHTEDGAYWRATAEHLDAHVRLWTSALE; from the coding sequence ATGACACGCGACGAGCAGCCGCTGACCGGCAACGTCACCGCCGGGGTGGTGCGGGTCGGCGACACGGTCCGCCGGCCGGTCGGGCCCTGGACCGACAGCGTCGACGCCCTGCTGCGCCACCTGCACGAGGTCGGCTTCCCCGGCGCGCCCCGACCGCTCGGCCGGGACGCCGCGGGCCGCCAGGTGTTGGAGTACGTCCCGGGGGAGACCGGCCCACCCGAGGGCACGTACGCCCCGGCGGAGCTGGCGTCGATCGGTGCGCTCCTGGCCGACCTGCACCGCGCGACGGCGGACTTCGTGCCCCCGGCGCCGGCGGTGTGGAACCGGGTCATCCCGCCCGACGGCGAGGAACTCGTCTGCCACCACGACGCCGCCCCGTGGAACCTGGTCCGCTCACCCCGCGGCTGGGTGCTGATCGACTGGGACTCGGCCGGACCGGGCACCCGGCTCTGGGAGCTGGCGTACGCGGCGCAGAGCATGGCCGGGATGGGGCCGGACCGCCCGGCCCGCGAGTCGGCCGAGCGGCTCCGGATCTTCGTGGACGGCTACGGCCTGTCCGGGGCGGACCGCCCGGCGCTGGCCGGGATGCTCGGTCGCCGCGCCCGGGCGATGTACGACCTGCTCTGCCGGGGCGCCCGGGAGGGTCGGCAGCCGTGGGCCCGGATCCACACCGAGGACGGGGCGTACTGGCGGGCCACGGCCGAACACCTCGACGCCCACGTGCGGCTCTGGACCAGCGCGTTGGAATGA
- a CDS encoding ABC transporter ATP-binding protein has protein sequence MSSTITATDSTEGPRLGPLPSAFLDVRDLRIHFPTDDGLVRAVDGISFTLERGRTLGIVGESGSGKSVTSLGILGLHHRGRARVSGEVWLDGEELISAPAERVRQLRGQRMAMIFQDPLTAMHPYFTVGAQIIEAYRVHHKVAKSVARKRAIDLLGRVGIPQPARRVDDYPHQFSGGMRQRAMIAMALVNNPELLIADEPTTALDVTVQAQILDLIRDLQEEFGSAVIMITHDLGVVAELADDILVMYGGKCVEEGTAQTIFRRPEHPYAWGLLGSMPRVDRSVRDRLIPIKGSPPSLINLPGGCAFHPRCPYQGRNGIPCRTEVPTLAEGSDHGVACHIPPSDRRRIFAEDIAPAL, from the coding sequence ATGTCCTCGACGATCACCGCGACGGACTCGACCGAGGGCCCACGGCTCGGCCCGCTGCCATCGGCCTTCCTGGACGTACGGGATCTGCGCATCCATTTCCCCACCGACGACGGCCTGGTCAGGGCCGTGGACGGGATCTCGTTCACCCTCGAGCGGGGCCGCACCCTCGGCATCGTCGGGGAGTCCGGCTCCGGCAAGAGCGTGACCAGCCTCGGCATCCTGGGGCTGCACCACCGCGGACGCGCCCGGGTCAGCGGTGAGGTGTGGCTCGACGGTGAGGAGCTGATCTCCGCGCCGGCCGAGCGGGTCCGCCAGCTGCGCGGCCAGCGGATGGCCATGATCTTCCAGGATCCGCTGACCGCCATGCACCCCTACTTCACGGTGGGGGCGCAGATCATCGAGGCGTACCGGGTGCACCACAAGGTGGCGAAGTCCGTCGCCCGCAAGCGCGCGATCGACCTGCTGGGCCGGGTCGGCATCCCGCAGCCGGCCCGGCGGGTGGACGACTACCCGCACCAGTTCTCCGGGGGCATGCGCCAGCGGGCGATGATCGCGATGGCGCTGGTCAACAACCCGGAGCTGCTCATCGCCGACGAGCCGACGACGGCGCTGGACGTGACCGTGCAGGCCCAGATCCTGGACCTGATCCGCGACCTGCAGGAGGAGTTCGGCTCGGCCGTCATCATGATCACCCACGACCTCGGGGTGGTCGCGGAGCTGGCCGACGACATCCTGGTGATGTACGGCGGCAAGTGCGTCGAGGAGGGCACCGCGCAGACCATCTTCCGCCGACCCGAGCATCCGTACGCCTGGGGTCTGCTCGGCTCGATGCCCCGGGTCGACCGGTCGGTGCGCGACCGGCTCATCCCGATCAAGGGCAGCCCGCCCAGCCTGATCAACCTGCCCGGCGGATGCGCGTTCCACCCGCGCTGTCCGTACCAGGGGCGCAACGGCATTCCCTGCCGCACCGAGGTCCCCACCCTGGCGGAGGGGAGCGATCACGGCGTGGCGTGCCACATCCCGCCGTCGGATCGTCGGCGGATCTTCGCCGAGGACATCGCCCCGGCGCTCTGA
- a CDS encoding DUF5995 family protein encodes MTEPVWGPVHQDMVGLLADHPADVPAVVDHLTKLQDLLVRLPPLEASCPLADFNKLYLTITTSVLDGLYDDRFADPVFLARLDVEFAARYFDALRYWTESSANTPKAWHCLFERMRGPDARPLPSAAAGVNAHINYDLPFALVTTFDSLQSEPVDGSDQHHDYLEINDIFAERIPELRRGYLDHWQLMIDMLNGDIDDWYQGELVEYTRNVAWRNAQKIWRCRHDPDARECERTRLDDNAALLGRLLLSPLGAFLQ; translated from the coding sequence ATGACCGAACCGGTCTGGGGTCCTGTGCACCAGGACATGGTGGGGCTGCTCGCCGACCACCCCGCCGACGTGCCGGCGGTGGTCGACCATCTCACCAAGCTCCAGGACCTGCTGGTCCGGCTGCCCCCGCTCGAGGCGAGCTGCCCGCTGGCCGACTTCAACAAGCTCTACCTGACCATCACCACCAGCGTGCTGGACGGCCTCTACGACGACCGCTTCGCCGACCCGGTCTTCCTGGCCCGGCTGGACGTGGAGTTCGCCGCCCGCTACTTCGACGCGCTGCGGTACTGGACCGAGTCCAGCGCGAACACGCCGAAGGCCTGGCACTGCCTCTTCGAACGGATGCGTGGCCCGGACGCCCGACCGCTGCCCTCGGCCGCCGCCGGGGTGAACGCGCACATCAACTACGATCTGCCGTTCGCGCTGGTGACGACGTTCGACAGCCTCCAGTCCGAGCCGGTCGACGGCAGCGACCAGCACCACGACTACCTCGAGATCAACGACATCTTCGCCGAGCGGATCCCCGAGCTGCGCCGCGGCTACCTGGACCACTGGCAGCTCATGATCGACATGCTGAACGGCGACATCGACGACTGGTACCAGGGCGAACTGGTGGAGTACACCCGGAACGTGGCCTGGCGCAACGCGCAGAAGATCTGGCGCTGCCGGCACGACCCGGATGCCCGCGAGTGTGAGCGGACGCGGCTGGACGACAACGCCGCGCTGCTCGGTCGGCTGCTGCTCTCGCCCCTCGGGGCCTTCCTGCAGTAG